One genomic window of Lepeophtheirus salmonis chromosome 5, UVic_Lsal_1.4, whole genome shotgun sequence includes the following:
- the LOC121117611 gene encoding CYFIP-related Rac1 interactor B-like, with the protein MNRVHKDRHTSYILYKKIIIQEVALFDELKLVNLALLNDFAYYKGTTQKPKNRDHFLNIDMAALMSPFFGHAAPMLKSINSCVKYYIAREDAPSKTQRALDTLILMANIWVKMLDSHNLKAGIRDEEKSSVGILMNNLRYTIQHVNDVSAPKSTKGILLRSVVKI; encoded by the coding sequence ATGAACCGAGTACATAAGGATCGACATACcagctatattttatataaaaaaatcataattcaaGAAGTTGCATTATTTGACGAACTTAAACTTGTCAATCTAGCGTTACTAAATGACTTTGCGTACTATAAAGGCACGACACAGAAACCTAAAAATAGGGATCACTTTCTTAATATTGATATGGCTGCACTAATGTCTCCGTTTTTTGGTCATGCTGCTCCTATGCTCAAAAGTATTAACTCTTGTGTCAAATATTACATTGCTAGAGAAGATGCTCCCTCAAAGACACAAAGAGCTCTGGATACTCTTATTTTGATGGCTAATATATGGGTTAAAATGCTTGATAGTCACAACTTGAAGGCCGGAATAAGAGATGAAGAAAAATCTAGTGTTGGGATCCTTATGAACAACTTACGCTATACTATACAACACGTTAACGATGTGTCTGCTCCAAAAAGTACAAAAGGCATACTTTTGAGGAGtgtagttaaaatttaa